tttttgcttCGAAGGTAATTCGCTTATATTCACTATTTGCTATTTTCTCGGGGacctttttattttttataatcAAGCTTCTGaatgattttttatctGGGTTGAACAAAAGTTGGTCACCTAGTGATCTACTAGTATTTGTTATGTTTTCCAATGGCAAATGAGTAATTTCTGTACTATTTTTGCTGTCTTTGCTAGCAGAATGGCTTCTTAATGTACTGGTCGTCTTATCATCAGATGACATAAACAAGGCTCTTGGGGCTAAGCGGTAAGCTGATGTTAAGCTTGAATCCTTCTTGGAAGCTGCCTTCATGGTTGAAGGTGGAATTTTGACTGGCTGAGTTAGTGAGTTCGGTAACTTCTGTTCACTATTAGTGCTGTTGGCCAGTGGTAGAGTTGGGTTAGTAGTGTTTATTGAAGATCCTGTACCAAGAGAAGTTGTTTTCACAGTGTTAGGCGCTTGAGCACTGTGATTCAGGGATGTTAGAGCCGGTGCAGTAGAAGGTGCGAGTGTGGATGGTGTTTGAGTTCCAAAAGCTATTGAactattgttattttgaGATTTGCTACCAAAAAGACCTCCAGTTGAGGAAGTTGTCGCAGAAGTATTATTTCCTAATGAATTTCCAAAAGTACTTCCCGTGCTACCAGTTGAAGATTTATTTCCAAATAATGATGTAGATCCAGTACCGAGTGTATTTGCAGTTGGTGTTGTGGTATTGGCACTACCAACACCAGTTACAGTAGGTTGTTTATTACCGAACAATCCTCCGGGTGTTGATTGAGCATTGTTTTGACCAAAAAGAGAAGTGCCGGTGGTTTGAGGTGCTCCCAAACCTCCCACTGTGGGTTTAGATCCAAATAGTCCTCCAGGTTGCGAGGTCTGACCTGATTGTTGTGATGCTCCAAATAAGCCTGTTGTTCCCGAAGTATTAGCCGACCCAGGGGGTTTACTGCCGAATAATGAACCGGATGCCTGATTTGCTTGAGTGTTTCCAAAACCTCCAGAAAGAGTGTTCGTGCCATTAGTTGTGTTTTGTGTACCAAATAATCCGCCTCCACCGCTAGCTGGAGTTTTGTTACCAAATAATCCAGAAGTAGAGGTTTGTTGATTTTGGTTAAAACCAGTCGCAGTATTATTTCCAAAACCAATGCCAGTGTTAGTGGCTTGTCCAAAACTGTTCTGTCCTtgtgtattattattttgcaaCACATTTTGATTCAAACCACTGGAgttattttgattattattttgcCCGAAAAGACCAGTTGTTGGAGTTGATGATGAGCCAAAAGCATTGTTTGCTGTATTAGAGGTACCAAACAAGCCACCGGTAGTGGATTGCGTATTATTACCGAGGTTGCTGTTTCCAAAAAGGCCCGTTGAGTTGCTCTGGCCAAATAAACCACCTGTTGCTGGCTTGTTTTGTTGTCCAAACAGGCCTGTTGAAGTGTTGGTGTTACTCTGTTGTTTCTGACCAAATAAACCTCCTGTCATTGCATTACTGGTATTATTTGATCCGAAGAGTCCGGTACTGTTTTGTTGGTTTTGTTGGTTTTGTTGGTTTTGTCCAAATAATCCACTCTGTTGTTGATTGTTTTGAGATCCAAATAATCCGGTGTTTTGAGATCCAAACTGATTAGTTGGGTTGGAATTTTGACCAAATACACCACCAGTAGTAGTGCTGTTATTATTTCCAAAAGAATTCGAAGCATTTTGTCCAAATAATCCACCAGTCGAAGACGTCCCTGTGCTACCGAACAGGCCACCAGTAGAATTATTGCCGAAAGCGTTATTCATAGTATTTGGTTGTCCAAACGCGTTGGCAGGCTTGTTTTGCGTGAAATTATTAGCGTTATTGTTTTGAGGACCTCCAAAAGCATTAGTTTGATTTTGGTTATTACCAAACAATCCACCACCTGAAGTGTTCTGTTGGCCAAAGAGACCTGTATTGGTGTTACTTGTATTATTTCCAAAAGAATTTGTACCAAATGGAGAATTGTTTTGCATATTATTGGTTGATCCAAAGGCGTTATTGGTAGAATTTGCATTACCAAAGGCATTATTAGTATTTGCTGGTTGGCTTCCAAATAAACCGGTAGAACCCACTGGTTTGCTATTGCCGAAGGGCGAACTCTGGGCACCAAAAACATTTTGAGGTTGGTTTGAGTTAATTCCGAATCCTGGTGTATTATTTGAGCCACCCGCTGCACCAAATGGGCTATTTTGAGCGGTGTTTCCCTGGTTGAATGCATTTCCGGTGTTACCTTGCGTATTCTGAGAGCCAAATAACCCTCCACCGGCGTTGAGACCCGTATTTGCACCAGTATTGAAAGCATTTGATGTGTTATTACCAAAACCAGTTTGTGTAGAAGTACCAAACGCATTGCTATTTGCGCCAAATGCATTAGTATTACTATTCATTCCAGTATTTGCAGCACCAAACGTTTGCGAGTTGTTCCCAAACATAGAATTGGTGTTTCCGAACATGTTTGCTAAATTTTGTTTAGAGGATTAGCAAACAATGCCttatactttttcaaataaagtGCAATAGTTCTTTTTCTGTCACTGTTCTTAATTCCTAAGAAATTGTTGTTCTATGATTTCGAATCAAGGAGcacaaattcaaagaatctTTCAAATAAGATAAACTCTGAAATTGTCTATATGCTTAGTATTTGGTCATCTAAGGGTTCTTAATAGAACAAATATGGCAACATCAATAGTTAGGATCAAAAATTATACattatgaaaaaaatttcaaagctTTTGAgaatttgttgtttttctttccgatgcgatgcgatgcCCTGTGAAAAAAATCGGGTTGGGACATCATGACCTGGCACTGcattaaaaatgaaatagttTTAAGTATACAGTTTTCTATTTTGATGGGCTGTACATAATTTGAATATGTATAGACTTGTTTCTTATGCAGAGTATATATATGCAGAATTTAAAAGTTCCTTTTCCGTCTCTATCTTCTCAGGTAGTCCACATTCTGGCTGTGTTATCAGCACCAGCGGAGAATAACCAAGCTTCCTTAGGATGCCAAATAGTATCAAGAACACCCAGATGGCCTTGCACTTTATGACCTGTTAGTTTCTTTAACGGCACAATCATTGGGTTTTTCATCATGTCATCATAGACTGTAGCATGGAAGATATGGATGAAACCATCATCTGCAGCAGAGCAGAATAGTGGTAGTTTTTTGTGGAAAGTCGTACTTCTAACGGCTTTATCGTGGTATCTCAGAGTCTTATATGGGGTAGCAGCCAAGTCCAGATCATGCCATAGAACTCTCTTATCATATGAGGATGCTATCAAGTTGTCACCTCTTGGATGGATATCTATATTAGATAACCAACGAGCGCCTGGCAAAAGTTTCTTGACCAATACTTGTTGTGATAAGTCATAGATTCTAACATATCTTTGTGAACAAACAAATAGCTGCGGCTTGAAAGGATGGAACTTGGCATCCATTATAATACCCTTTGATTTTCTGAAAGGGGATTGTGTTAAATGCTTCGATAGTTGATGGATCAATACGGATGTATTACCAGAGTCTGGTTGAACTGTGACGAAGTAGTCACCCTTTCTATGCCATGATAGCTTCTTGACAGGCTTCTTACATACAATGACAATACAGATATCTTGTTCCATTTGTCTCTGGGTAGGTTTATGCCATTGCGCAACTTGTTTCTTTACGGCTGTATTTGCATTTGCTGCTTCATCATCGGATTCTAAATCAGATCCATTAACCTCTAGATTAGCTTTCTTTGTTGAGCCGAAAGTATCGTAACCAAAACCATGCTCAATTCTAACTTTACCGGCATTCTCAATGTCATAACCAAAAATTGGTGGGACGATTaagaaaatattgttaCCGACTGCAACAGCTAATATACCAACAGACCCATCTGGATTCCACTCTACACTGTGTATGTTATCTTCAGGattatcttctttattCACTAATTGAACCCTATAAACCTCTCTGCCTGTTAAAATTTCCCAAATTCTTACTGAACCATCATCTGACCCAGTCGCAAGCCAAATACCAGTAGGATCGATGGATAATGTACGAATTTTACCTTCATGACCAGAATAGATGGTGGAACAGCGAATTGGGAATGGTCTCAAGTCCTTTGGAGATGGTAACTCAGGAATTAATGATTCAGGATCAATGTTAAGCTTGTTTTTACGCATTCTTGGTGCTAAGTAAAGATCTAGAGATCTCTCGAATCTCTCTCTCACAGATTCTGTATAACCTGGGACCTTTCTTAAAGAATCATACTTCTTAGGAACAAAGTTCCTCTCTCTTTCACTATATTCAGTATTTTCCCAttcctttatttcttcttctgttggTAGATATTCAGCGGGTGGGTTGTAActttcttcatttgttGGAGGAGGCAACTTTGGTGCTCTTAAGTTCATTATGTGATCATTTGTTTCTGTTGAGTCACCCCATAGATCGTAATTGAAGTCTTCActcttttccttctctcTTAATTCCTTCATTTTCTTAGGTGGGATGATACGGCCTTCTCTGATAGCCTTAACAATCTTCATGATTCTCTTAGCTTCATTCTTGGATGGAACAAATCTTCTCTTTGGTTCTGGAGCAGCAGATAGAGGCATCACTTCTTCATGTCTAGTAAACCAATCAATCAATGGTTCGTATGGATTTGTGCTTTCGTCAGTTTGCTcatttctttgtattttgGAGATCaattcaagttcttctttaCTGATATTCAGACTGGCACCTGATTCCTTGTCCAACAGACCAGTCCATCCTTCAGGAAGCTCAATGGTGTCTAACAGTTGATCCAAAGCGGAGGCTCTGGCTGGTCTCATGATTCTTTTACCATTGACGTCGTAACCAATATGTGGCATTTCATCGTAGACTGATAGTGGGATATTACCAATAGTGTTCTTCGATTCGATGTCACTGTCATCGCTATCGTAAACTGGATTGATTTCTGGTTTTATTACTCTTGGTGTCCCATCAGAAAATTTAGTTTTAATAATTGGCTCTGCAATTGTAGTCAACTTAACGCCTGATAGCTTATCGGTCATTGATTTAGTGTCGTCCTCAGAGAAGTCAGATGTATTGTACTCACTTTCAGAATCATCGCCTTCTTCCTCAGCCAATAGCTTGTTCAATTCCGCATCGGAGTCCTCTTCATCCTCCTCATCCTCCTCGTCCTCTTCAGCGGAAGCATTTTCTTCAGCAGATTCGAAGGACTCATCATCCTCACTCTCAGCCTCAGCATCTATTAGTCCCTCGACTTGCAACTCAGGCTCTGACTCTGACTCGTCGACCTCATCAGCAACTCTCTTCTTGGCCTTCGTAACTTTATCCGCCTTCTGGCTCTTCCTGCCCTTAACCATTCTTCCAAGTAGTGTGTCACTCCTTTCAAATTAGCCTCTCAATATACTGtgaaaaaccaaaaacaaaatcaaaaacagTGAACAACCTATGTGTTTTATAATAAATCATTCACCTTTTCACTATTATCACACAGCATATgcgatgctcatcgcaaatttttcaattttgaatgaaattttctgaaaaaaaattccaaGAAAATTTTCCAAAACTTACCCGGAAGTACCTTATTTCAGCAGCGGGTATGAGCACCTGGCCTCGCTACATAAAGAAAGTTGACTAGGCAATCAGGTCTTGAATATTTATGTTGTACATGTGTGTACtacatattttattgtgTTTATTGATGTGTGAAAGTGTATGTTTCTGCTTTTCCATGTACTTTATTGATGACAACCATAAAACTGCATTTGGATCGATCACAATAGCATAAATACTATACGGAGAAATGTCAAGAAATACTAATATAGCTACCCACCTTATCTTATTGGTTCAAGTATCTATATACCAATTTACTTAGATTGTTTTCTTGTAATAGCCTTCTACCGTTAAGGGAACTAGAGATAAAGTGCCTCTCCATATTGGAATCAAGTTGAGTTATACAACTATGTGGTAAGATCACATGATTATTCACTGTTTGATATGATACTAACAGGATTCGTTCAAACATCAACAAATAGTAAGCTCGCGTGGCGTAATGGCAACG
This window of the Nakaseomyces glabratus chromosome L, complete sequence genome carries:
- a CDS encoding uncharacterized protein (CAGL0L04928g~Ortholog(s) have nucleocytoplasmic transporter activity, structural constituent of nuclear pore activity), which produces MFGNTNSMFGNNSQTFGAANTGMNSNTNAFGANSNAFGTSTQTGFGNNTSNAFNTGANTGLNAGGGLFGSQNTQGNTGNAFNQGNTAQNSPFGAAGGSNNTPGFGINSNQPQNVFGAQSSPFGNSKPVGSTGLFGSQPANTNNAFGNANSTNNAFGSTNNMQNNSPFGTNSFGNNTSNTNTGLFGQQNTSGGGLFGNNQNQTNAFGGPQNNNANNFTQNKPANAFGQPNTMNNAFGNNSTGGLFGSTGTSSTGGLFGQNASNSFGNNNSTTTGGVFGQNSNPTNQFGSQNTGLFGSQNNQQQSGLFGQNQQNQQNQQNSTGLFGSNNTSNAMTGGLFGQKQQSNTNTSTGLFGQQNKPATGGLFGQSNSTGLFGNSNLGNNTQSTTGGLFGTSNTANNAFGSSSTPTTGLFGQNNNQNNSSGLNQNVLQNNNTQGQNSFGQATNTGIGFGNNTATGFNQNQQTSTSGLFGNKTPASGGGGLFGTQNTTNGTNTLSGGFGNTQANQASGSLFGSKPPGSANTSGTTGLFGASQQSGQTSQPGGLFGSKPTVGGLGAPQTTGTSLFGQNNAQSTPGGLFGNKQPTVTGVGSANTTTPTANTLGTGSTSLFGNKSSTGSTGSTFGNSLGNNTSATTSSTGGLFGSKSQNNNSSIAFGTQTPSTLAPSTAPALTSLNHSAQAPNTVKTTSLGTGSSINTTNPTLPLANSTNSEQKLPNSLTQPVKIPPSTMKAASKKDSSLTSAYRLAPRALFMSSDDKTTSTLRSHSASKDSKNSTEITHLPLENITNTSRSLGDQLLFNPDKKSFRSLIIKNKKVPEKIANSEYKRITFEAKNKNQGVDESELESPRNDTPSPYVNTSGRISTPSKAMAAMEFNTTSVNKSSAIDSNNTKKEQLSDVNDISFTDHGYYIIPSLDTLNGMPLVELRSVNGLVVGHKDYGKVEFLEPVDLVNVPLNSICDKLIHFEPKTCILYPNSPIKPKKGEGMNVPAKITCFDCFPINKSTREPILDANSTLLKKHIDKLKKVPGTKFVSYEEKTGKYVFTVDEPIL
- the ERB1 gene encoding ribosome biogenesis protein ERB1 (CAGL0L04950g~Ortholog(s) have nucleolus localization), coding for MVKGRKSQKADKVTKAKKRVADEVDESESEPELQVEGLIDAEAESEDDESFESAEENASAEEDEEDEEDEEDSDAELNKLLAEEEGDDSESEYNTSDFSEDDTKSMTDKLSGVKLTTIAEPIIKTKFSDGTPRVIKPEINPVYDSDDSDIESKNTIGNIPLSVYDEMPHIGYDVNGKRIMRPARASALDQLLDTIELPEGWTGLLDKESGASLNISKEELELISKIQRNEQTDESTNPYEPLIDWFTRHEEVMPLSAAPEPKRRFVPSKNEAKRIMKIVKAIREGRIIPPKKMKELREKEKSEDFNYDLWGDSTETNDHIMNLRAPKLPPPTNEESYNPPAEYLPTEEEIKEWENTEYSERERNFVPKKYDSLRKVPGYTESVRERFERSLDLYLAPRMRKNKLNIDPESLIPELPSPKDLRPFPIRCSTIYSGHEGKIRTLSIDPTGIWLATGSDDGSVRIWEILTGREVYRVQLVNKEDNPEDNIHSVEWNPDGSVGILAVAVGNNIFLIVPPIFGYDIENAGKVRIEHGFGYDTFGSTKKANLEVNGSDLESDDEAANANTAVKKQVAQWHKPTQRQMEQDICIVIVCKKPVKKLSWHRKGDYFVTVQPDSGNTSVLIHQLSKHLTQSPFRKSKGIIMDAKFHPFKPQLFVCSQRYVRIYDLSQQVLVKKLLPGARWLSNIDIHPRGDNLIASSYDKRVLWHDLDLAATPYKTLRYHDKAVRSTTFHKKLPLFCSAADDGFIHIFHATVYDDMMKNPMIVPLKKLTGHKVQGHLGVLDTIWHPKEAWLFSAGADNTARMWTT